The DNA window CTGATAGACCTGCTGACCCCAAATCCCTGCATAAGAAGCAATGTGTTCATAAGATTTTGATGCAAGTATCTATTCTACTCTGTGTGTAGAGATCCAAGAAGTCTAATTTACACGGTAAGATGCGGGTTTCAGGAATCATTATAAGTTCTTAATTTTGAAGAGAATGAACAAACCAGAACTTTATATTTCATCCATGTGAAGTACTACTATATAAGTAAATATTCTACGCTTTCCTCGAAGAAAATTATCCTAAAGAAAAGCAAGCAGAACCACTGAATAATTTatagcatatttgtaaacgaaaaataatttatgaataaaaatcttatggtcgtatttttggcttataaaattAAGGCAGAAAATGAACTTCGATGGaacaacatcaaaatcaacttcagatttaaagttaaaaatttaaattttaacttataagtataaataaaaacgaaaagataaccGTGAAGTAAGTGACATACACACGAACGACAGAGTTGTCATTGTTGCAGGTGATATGGAGCCAAGTGCAGGGATTGACAAGGGTTGGATCCCAGCTCACCAGCACATCGTTCACGTCCTTCCATGCCTGCCTTTGTGCGTACAGAATGTCGCCTTCATATTTTCAGATCACAACATATCAATTAGAACACCTCaagtacaaatatttttagtctACTGAGTATGATGATAACTTACTTAATCTCTCTGTTCCTAAATACATACTCTATCTGGTTGTATAATTCTGAATGTTTTAGACAAGGTTCCAGTCaaactattataattttggctatagttttaaattttttactttgaagACACTAGATAAAAGAGGCTTGGCTATGGTACTCTATTAGTATTCTAATACTACGTAGTATATTATCATTGTTAGAAGAATCTCAACAGTTCGTTTAAAGGTCCATTAATAGCAtcaatataaacagaaacaaaaagataagcCAGCGAAAAATATGacaccggagggagtatcagtATTCAGTATTGACCAGTACTGTTTTGAGTTCTGACTTTGACCACTGATACTTAAGGAAACAAAACGCTTCCATACTATAACAACACTTTTTGCAGAATAGACAAACAATCATAGTTCAAACATGAACAGTGTCTAGTGacaaatatttacaaatagagggagtaaatCTAACTGTATGTACCTTCAGTGTTGCAGCTCACAAGAGTAGCAAAACCAAGAAGGCCAGCGAAcagagctgctgctgcagaatGAGCCCCCATTGCTGAAAATCTGAATACTTCTTGGcacaatgaaaattttaagagAGGAAAGGCTTCTTATATACAGATGTGCAGAGAGTAACTTGGATTGGTTTTTCCACCAGAATCTCTGAACTTTTCTTGGTCTcctgaagtttttttttgtttatttaattgaCATGATATTTTGCCTTCTCTATAATATTCTGCCATGTGAGTCCAGGAGCAGATCTATTGTTTTGACAAGTAAAAATCTTTGGTTGCAGAACCTGCCATTGAACATTCAGACATTTTTTGGCTGCTGTCTGAATATTACTCCTAGCCCTGCTGTTTCTCCTCTGTCATTGTAGAAGTTCAGAATGTACACCAATCCTAGTCATCAGCACGTGTATTTAGTGTAGTCTTCTACGAGTACCTTGTTTGTCTATATAGTAGAGTCGTGATATTTGGAACCGAGCTGTTctaactataattttatataagttataatcaTCTTACTGCATTATACTCTCTTTGCCCTCAAATATAATGAATTATGGGTTCAAATTAAGAAGGAAGGCAAAAGGCTATAATGTCCCTAATTAAACGAAAGGTGGAATGGTTACTGGGAGTAACGACAAGAGAAACACTATGATGATCTCTATTGGTAATATAATACTATCACTACAATAATCTAGACTGATGGTTTAGTAATTTACTAACTCAGTTATTAGgggtaatatttttttatcaaattattAGGGGTAATACTGGTATTTAGAGAAAGTGTTTTggctatataaaaattagataaataataattattaaaacaagGGAAAAATTATATCTCctcacaaaacaaaaattatatgtttcatCATTAGTTGACAGTGTAATCACTTTGGATAAGATTAAATTCAATGTTTTAAAATcttgactattaataactttaaaaTGTGTACTTTAATGACACCAAAACAAGGTTTGCAGATAAgctttaaaaatactttcgtacaagtgaaaaaaaactgtttatttattatatatattacaatagaAAATCTTAATCAAACATGAATTTTGGAGACCATGTTGTTGTTGAAAACGATAAGTATTATAAGAATAGAGGGAATACAATTCAAGATATGCAAATACTACAAAAGTGTTTgggttataaaaaacaattaaattttgtaaacatataaatatactcccttcggTCAAAAAAATATCGTTCAGGACAAGATTTGAtgaaacttctaaaattcccaCCATcgattatttcttaaatgcttGGTTTAAATACACGACAGATGATACATATAGATTCTTCTCGAAAagaattataataatatcataaaattattatgtttatgaatttatttaaatataagttgCTTGTCAGAATTTAGAATTTTGACCTAATCTTGTTCTAAAAcgacaaatatattttaccatcAGAGCATATCATAAACAtggatattaaaaaatacaaattaagtACATTAAGTTCTCTTTAAATAATAAGGTATCAAAGTAATCAATATTTAAGTTGAGCCAAcccatatattatatttaacatcattcgctactcccttcgttttataatataagatgtttgctaacaatgtttgatcatttgtcttattcaaaaaattatgaaaatattatttattttgcttatgacttactttattagaaaaaactttaaacacgagttgacattttttatatttgtacaaaatttttgaataagacgaatggtcaaacgttacgaCCAAAAAAGGCAAACATCTTATGAAACGTATCCAGTAATAAATAAGACCAAACGTATGCAGATTGCCGcacattgtttattgtttgGGATAATTTCGTTCCTGCTctgatttttaagtctaatattgattttacccctcctttttagggtttttgtttttgcccctctttttttaactaaatgaaCTGTTTACCCCTATTTTCGTTTTTGTCCCTCTTTTTTTAACTGAATGAACCGTTTGCCCCTATTTTGGACGGAAGTTATGTTGACCATTAGTTgaccaatatatttagtttaaaaaataaaagatttaattcccaaagtaattaatgacaaaattacccctgtttaaaaattataagtttttaaacatgtcatttgaattattaatatattgcttttgtatatttgtatgaaacttataatttttttaaaaaaattgacatagttttgaaactctgtcaaatatttttaaaaaattacaagtttttaaacatgtcatttgaattaataatatattgcttttgtatatttctatgatttagaaTAGAGGTAACAAcataaatgactaaaaaaaatcaaaatgaggGGTAAAATAGTCCTTTAATATAGCATTTAACACAATTAGTCCTTCCGTCCAAAGGAGGGGAACTGGTTCGttcaatttaaaaaaagtaagagcaaaaacaaaaaaccctaaaaaggaAGGGCAAAATCAGTATTAGAACCTGAAAGAGGGGTAGAAACGAAATAGCCTCTTATTATTGTTTCTAGTAGGAAACGCAATCATAGTCTATGACAACTCCACTCTACTTGAAACCAAGAACAAGTAGGATTTTGTGTCTACTCCACTCTACTAGACGAGCAAAATTTACTGTGCTACCAATATTTAAACGCATTACAAATATGACTAGTGAGTAAGgtgtgtttttattagataaataagggcaaataagaaaaaacaagTAATAAATTTTGTGCAGATTACCAAATGAAGTGAGAGTCCTGTGGATTGGAAGCTCGAATCTGACAGAACGCGCGGCTGAAGTGCTGCTATCTAATTTTGATATGGACGTATTAAATTAATCATTCATACGGTATAAGGGATATTAACTGTTGTAGTCCAGTATATATCGAGCTGTGTTTTCTAATTCAACCATTTTCATGTCAGTGTTTAAATGGTTTGCAACATCAATCAGTTTAAATGGTCAGTTATAAAGTTAGGCCCCACTTTGAAACACATGAATCTCAAAACAAaggaataagaaaaaaataatatatcaatcAACTTACATGGATTATCAAGTCCtacataaagaaaataataggaAAAGTTTAAAAAGGGTTGTTTGGTTACAACATAGGATTGCAAGACAAAAAAGTGATTAAAACCACAAGAATttccttatatttattttttttttcgaaaatcTCAATAAGATTGTCCGTTCAAAAGGCATGATTCAATCCTTTGCTGTAAATGTATTCTTCGTATTCTTATGTTAAAATCCCCCAAGTTTTCTCACATATTGAGCATTGTGGTGCTTTGGATTAATACCTCTCTCCCATATATCATCTTATATCCTAAATAGCATAGCATGTGTCAGTCTCAGGCGTCTGGCCATGCAAGTTGACCTGCGGGTTAATTCATGACCAGTTTCAATTAAATAAGCTAAgttttttataggtaactttgtttttgacatctaaaatataaaaatagtttatttaattaaactaaatcCGACCATGCATTACCCATGGACATACCCGTGGGACCACACCCATCCCTAGCTAGTCTCTTTTGAATGTGTTTTAGGGGAAATCAAGAGGGGTgcttgtttggctttttcacaatatatttgtaaacaaaaaataatttgtaaataaaacttttatatatacatattattagaaatttaaaagccagtgctagaaaataaacttaagtgATAAGCCCAAAaattaattccaaatttaagtttaaaaatttaaattttggcttacaaacataagcagaagcaaaaaaaatcgaGGTGAAAGATTGGTGAGTGCATACATAGGGAATGTGCATATGCGTGTTCTATATTCTGGGATATGATATTGCTGTTAACCAATCTTGCGCGGATGTGCAAATAATATGCATTATACactgttatatattttttttgtcggaTCTTTCAAGTATTATACAGTGTTCATAGTTTGTAGAGCAGTTCTACAGTGCTCCATCTTACCTGTTGAGCGGTAAGAGCTCTTGGTTAATTTTAACGTTTCAATTttgcctttttattttaatcaacATAAAAGATCCAATACCTCATTAATTTATCATGGTCAAATAAGTAAAGTATTACTGCAGTAGTGTCATCTTTCCTTGCTaatcatccatgcatgcatactatGAAAATGATAATAACGTCAAGCACATCGATTCCATACAACAATATTAGGCAAAATTTTGATGGACTAACATATCAGTCaaactgaaaattttcatttatgcaTATTGCTAGAAATAGTTAAAGCTTCAATTCTCCAAAGGATTTAAacttaacataaaatttatgacaAATACTTTTCTTATTTGAAGCCAAATAGATATGATGAGGCTAgattttgttgaaaaaatataaaataaaattagaaatatgaaaaatagttgTTCATATGTGTATCCTAATTATTCTGAACTTAGTCTATAAATGgaaagtataaaaaataagagtattgtatatttgtaattttactAGTATAATTATTCTATAATTTCGAATTAGTGGTATTTAAATAAGGAAATATTAATTGTCTTTCCTTTTTACAGTGCAATATATGGTCATAACTAAATTGAAAAGACAATAAATGACTCTTACCACACATGAGCTCGTATTAATTTTGTGCACCTTAAAAAAGGATCCTAGTTTGTAATGGTGGAGAAAGCACAAATTAGCATATAATATGGTGCAcctacaaacaaaataaatgaaatggaaTAACTGATTTCTGATGGTATATAAGGAAAACTAGTGAACTTCCAATCAAAGGACCTGgctatgaaaataaaaactatatacaCTATCACTATTCTGAACCTTGACTATGTTTGGAATTTAGAAATGACCTTTGTTGGAGTGATATACGCCATTATACTCTATATTATAACACTTCCTGTATTTTCTATAGCTATTTCAGCTGCATTTGAGGAGTGGAATAATGTAAGAGGACATGAGTTAGGTTCCTTATTAATTGTGGAACTTGTTACCGGTTATATGACACAGGTGCTACAATTTACTGCATACTCGTCGGCAGCGATTCACCTATGGTGACTTCGTTAATCTGAAGATATAACCGACCTAGTTGCTTATAGGAAAATAGTACAGTGTGTGTATTCATAGGAGTGGATGTGCGTGCATTACGAGAGCACCAAGTAtcgagaagaaagaaagaaaatataattcatTTCCTACCACCCAATCCCCAAgtgttctctctctctggaCGTACGCTCAGAAGAAAATGGCTTCTATTGTCGTCTTTCCGTAGCAGATGGTGAATACTGAATAATGTCAAGCTCATCTTTATTTAcgtaacaaatatatacatacatctcGTCTCCAACAATAAATGGGAGCTGTCAccaacaaattttattcaatcaaaaaTATTCTACTGTATATCTATAATAAAGCCTCTAAATGATATGTTCCCCAACTCCCATTCCCCAACGGATGTGAGAAATCAAGCGCTGACTCCTGGTTTTCCTCAGCCTGAGGTCTTCAGCTTGTCCTGGATGATGGCAGTCACTGCAAAATGATCCCAATTTCACAATTAATACTCGTGATTACCCATATATAGACCATCACAGCTATGGCTGCTGCCGATTACGGTTTTGAGATCATTCGCAGTAACGCAGATGAACGAGAAGTTATTGACATATGCAGTCACCCTTCTATATGCCTATATGTCAGAAACTTCTTATCTAtactccaataaaaaaaaacagtgatgATGATGGTAGTGAATCTCTCATCTACCCTACCACTATGGGCGGATTCACCTCCTGGGCTTTCCGATGCCAAACCATCTGAGGATTAGCAATTACATGATGCAAAACACTGTTGCTCAATCAATTAAGGatatagattatatatttgattatagGTATGggctttaaataatttttagctCCGTCGCTGTCTATCACTAACTTCCTTCTATTTTTTGAAAGTAAAAACAACTAAgacctatatatcaaaccacatgtattaactctactttaataacatactaataatatttttaataaaattttattgcagCGCATGGGTGATATGTTAGGGCCTCTAAATTATTGTAGAGTAACCCGTATGCACAGATTACATACCTCTCAACTCAGTTGATCCGACAGTGCCGTCCAGATTGTTTCTAGCAACATTTCTGCAggcatatatttttcatgcgtCAGTGCAAGTATAACTGTATAAAGAACACAATATACAATATCTGATTAATTCAGTTTAGTTAGTTAAAAAAAGGTTTTACGCACAGCTCAGTCAAGTTGCTGACAAGGACAAGGTTGAGGACTTCCACTGGCACTGTGCCGGTCAGTGAATTCTCGTTCAGCCGCCTGTAAAAATGAATTAAGCAGAACTCATGTCATTTGTTACTGCATCCAACAAATactttattgttattattcaACAGGTTGACCCATATGCTGCAAACCTTACAGAAACAGAATTTAATGATTATACAGTTCAAAAATCTATgattaaaagattttttttatggccCGAGTTCCCATTTTCAGATCACTGGGACTCTGGGAGGCATTTGCAGAAACTTGTGGTTTTGCATGTCCAAGTGTTGTAGCTATATCTAAGTAACTTTGATAGAACTTAGAACTGTACTCGCAAGTTTTTGTCTTTCGATAAATTCAGGAATAATCACTTACAAGAACTCCAATGTTTTGATGTTGCCAAGAGAAGCAGGGATAGTGCCACTCAATGAATTCTTCTGAAGCTCCAATTTGACAAGGTTGGTCAGGTCGCCCAAAGATTGAGGTATACTTCCAGTCAGGTTGTTCCCGTACAACCTCCTGCAGGAACACATTTTTGCAAGTTCAAACATCAGTCAAATTTCACCACGGGATTTGAGTAACCTGTATCTAGAAACTTCTGGACTTTTTTTGCATACAGATTTCGCAGGGTGCTGATGGCGCCTAGCGAATCCGGTATCGCGCCAGTGAGCAGGTTGCCCTGGAGATCAAGGCTGACAAGACTGCTCAGGTTGCCCAGTGATGCTGGTATTGATCCATTGAGCTCATTGCCAAACAGTTCACTGCAAACATAGGTAAATCCATATATTCAGTGACATGTCAGATTTAGTGTAGCTTGTGAGCTGTGTAAAGTTTAGTTTCAGTTCTTACAAGTACTCAAGATAACTCAGTTCTCCCAGCTGTGGGATCAGAGGACCTGACAGACCAGCTAACCCCAAATCCCTGCATAAGAAGCAGATAGCAGATATTCAGTACCATATATGGATTCAGGAAGCATAATTTACACCGTAAGATGCGGCTTTCAATAGTCAATTACAAGTTCTGAATCTTGAAGAgagtgaaaagaaaatcagaATTTTAACTTTCATACAGGTGAATTGTTACTATCTTAGAAACTAGTCTAAGCTTAGAAGAAACTTGTCATAAAGCAATCACAACCACTGATGAATTTCAGACctgttgaaattttatttttgatcttGACAACAaggaaaggagaaaagaacaaGTGACATACAGACGGACGACAgagttgttgttgttgcaggTGACATGGAACCAAGTGCAGGGATTGGCAAGGGTTGGATCCCAGCTCTGCAGCACATTGTTGGGGTCCTTCCATGCCTGCCTTTGAGCGTAAAGAATGTCACCTTCACAATCAGACCACCACAACAACGCTAATCAGAATACATCTTCCGAAAAAACAATTCACCAATTATGCATGATCGATGGTTATAACTGTCTGTACCTTCAGTGTTGCTGCTCACAAGTGTAGCAAAAGCAAGAAGGCCAGTGAAcagagctgctgctgctgctactgatGCTGAAGAATGAGTCCCCATTGCTGCAAAACCTGAgttgttctttttttgaaaggaaaaacCTGAGTAGTTCTTGGCACAATGAAATGTCGCCGAGGGAAGCCTCTTTATATACTGTTGTGCAGAGGAAACTGGGGATGGTTTTTCTGACCAGAAACTCTGACGTTTCTTGGTATTCCCAATTGACTTGATATTTTACTGATGTCTAGAAAAAATCTGCCACATTAGTCCTGAGGCAGATCGATTATTCTGACCAAGTAAGAACCAATAGAATTCTTAACATTTCTACAATGCTACCTCTCATCTGTCAAAGCTGACAAGTTTAGAATGTACACAACCCTTGTCAGCACTCAGCAGCACCTGTATTTCGCGTAATATTGGTGGAGTCGGAATGTTTGAACGGAGCTCTTCTAGTTACTGTTTTATTACTGAAATGGTTAGTCTTGATCTAGAACCGATCGAACCACGTACTTCTAGAGTGAGATTACGCCCTTTCCTGTTGTCCCCAGTCTGACTTCTCCTATTGAATTTCTAGCTTCTGAGCATGAATTATGGCAGCAAAAGTCATAGCAATGTTGTCAGGCCTTTGGTTTTGATCATGTATTGGAAAATTTTGTTGGTCAGAACATGATCGGTGAATGGTTTCTACAAAGTAATTGACGATAAAAGTGGATTCGCTTTGTGCATTTGCATGGGTTGCAATCATCTGGAACTCTAACAAAAAGCTTCCATTATCTCTTCCTTTATCATCTAGACGTTAAAATCTAGAACTATaaagcaaatatatatttgacttgCGAAAGGGGCTATAGCCCAGTGGTTACAAAGGCTTTAGTGACACTTCTTGGGTTctttgcgtgcgtgcgttaTGAGCGTCTGCGTTGTACTGTGTGTTCTTAaatatgtctatatatatatatttgacttatATGTGTTTGTGTATGGAAACAATcccaatatttatttatgtcttTCTATTTTCTTGATTTACTAGTTccaaatttagaaattaataaGTGCAGAGTTCTTAGCTTGAAAtcatgattttaattttaatggaTCCATTCcatatttgaaattatatttaataagtTAGACATGACATGCACTTCTTAGAACAAATATAATTGTAGGCTATAATGACATGTTCGATGGCAGAATCTAATATGAACTCTTCTTCTTTAGTCCACATCATTAGTCCACATCAGTAATAACGACTCATCTTGTAAGAGCATATACAaaggtaatattttttattaacctCATTTCCTGTTTTATCCACCCATGCAACAAAATTCTCTTCGATCAATGCTACTGAGAGTCGACTATGATATGATGTCATGTATAAcgataatttttctattttcttctaTCATTTTCTCTCCATGTCATCATATTTACTTACGTGATTAATGGAGAGAGACAATTAATAAGCACCTTTGCGCGTACCTTAAGGTATCTATAAGCACATGGATAGAAcagagaaaatgaaaaatgagaagTGTTGGCTCTTATATAAAAGCTAGCTCTACGCATGCTCTAAGATATATGCATTAACGCGGTATTCTTCTCCCACTTATTCTCATTTTCTCCTCAGCTTTTGCACGGACCTTGTTGAATtgctaaacaatatgttttttttacaaaaaaagtatatatatatataaatataagttcatcatctcacatttctaaagtattctttttactttttagtagttaatttatttatttacaccattaaattaCTATTAAAATtaggaaatattttatattttatctataaaacaacACATTAAATGCATAGGTGAGAGAAACaaataggagaaaaataaTGGAACCAATCTTATAGCTAATAGTTGGATCTACTATTAAACATTCTCTTAACTAAATAATACAGaagttcaaaattaataatataataccaTGTATAAGTTGTGTACGTACCTTCATTGCTCAGTTGGCAGGTGTTGCAAGAACAAGGCAACGTCATTCCTACCTTTTATATTTTCCAAATATTCAGTACCATATATAAACgtccatcttattttttattagttttcatGTCTTCATAATGGTAACCCCAGTTCATCTGCTTGAAGAACTAAAACTCTAAGTCTGCGTTTAATTCAGCCTAACGGATGAAGCTTTTTTGGCACGCAAAACGAGAAATATAATTAGCGCAtgtttaattaagtattaattattaaaaacttgaaaaataaatttatttgatttgttagagtaactttcatatataagcTTTTGGGGTGCTACAATACGGAATCCCGTTTGGGACGGGATGATTCCGATGAGGTATCGATGTCAGATTTGATACAAATGAGATGATTCTCTCAAACACGATACTTCATCGATACCAGATCTGATATTAGAATGGGATGATTCTGACAAGGTACCAAATATGATACCTCATCAGTATTAGATCTGATACCGCACCAGTAACAGGTGATTCTATAGCGATAACATCTGATACTCGGTTAGTATCATCCAAAAGCTACTGAATCCTTGGGTTCTCAAAGAGGATGGAGTGCATcatcgtcatcgccgtcgaccGCCGCTAATTGCTCCTAGCCACCACTAtcgtcaccgtcgccaccACCGTTGTCGtcaccgcaaccgccgtcgATAGCCGGTGGCTGCTCTCGGCCACCGACGTCATCGTTgtcgccgccatcgtcgcTGCGGCAGCCACCGTTGACTGCCGCTTGCTGCTCCagggcgtcgtcgtcgccgcagccgcagtTGGATCTCATCAAAGCAGGATCCTGCACTATAGTATTTCCGTAAACTTTTTGCACAAAACAAACGCTcagtagtttgaaaaatgtCCTAATGGAATATGAGTACCTCAGCCCTAGCAGCGGAAAATAACATGGTCTAAgagttaatttgtttatcaATTACTTTGACCCATATTGTAGATTACTCCCACCGATTCATACAGATAAGTTGTTTTAGACTTCTCAACTATTTTCTAAATATACGCCGTTTTGGAACTTCCAGTCACTTCTGCAAGcattctttctttgtttctctctgttaaataatactccctccttccataaatgtttgacataaatgtttgacgccgttgacttttttatacacgtttgactattcgtcttattcagaaaattgacataattattaattatttttatattat is part of the Oryza brachyantha chromosome 11, ObraRS2, whole genome shotgun sequence genome and encodes:
- the LOC102718496 gene encoding leucine-rich repeat protein 2-like, translating into MGTHSSASVAAAAALFTGLLAFATLVSSNTEGDILYAQRQAWKDPNNVLQSWDPTLANPCTWFHVTCNNNNSVVRLDLGLAGLSGPLIPQLGELSYLEYFELFGNELNGSIPASLGNLSSLVSLDLQGNLLTGAIPDSLGAISTLRNLRLYGNNLTGSIPQSLGDLTNLVKLELQKNSLSGTIPASLGNIKTLEFLRLNENSLTGTVPVEVLNLVLVSNLTELNVARNNLDGTVGSTELRVTAIIQDKLKTSG